The Aspergillus flavus chromosome 2, complete sequence region CCGGCGTCGCGGATGCGGAATCAAGTTTCGAAGTAGAAGCTGCATTTGAGTCACTGGCAAACTTAATGGGAGAATTCATCTTCCAAGTATTATCCGCACCGGCCTTGGCGGCGCTTGGGGCGAATATAGATGGGGTGCCTGCAGCAGGGGTAGGCGAGGGGGAACCAAAGAGGCTGGCAAAGGGGTTTGGCGTTGCGGGCTTCGAGGTGGGAGCATCATCTTTCTCGGCATCAGACTTAGAGGGAGTCGGAGCAAATGGGTTTGGCGTTCCCGGTGAGTTGAAAGAGGACGCATATTTGGAGGAATTGAAAAACGTAGAAAGGGGCTTTTGCTCCTCGTCGTCCTGACGCTTCAGCGTGCCGTCTTGCTTGTACTCGACACGGTCAAACAAGCTACGACCACTCGCGCCTGTATCGCTGGCGGATTGCTCGTTTGTGGCTGTCTTCTCTTGCTTCGACTTTTTCAGAGCCTTGGTAAGATCACCGTCGTCACTACTGTCGTTAGCAGAGTTCTCAGCACCACTGCCGGCACCCGCTTTGGCATCCACATATTCGTTGCTTTCGTCTTCGCTAGCGGGCGCAAGGGATGTATCCTTGGACATATCCTCTGGCTCATCACCAGCGGCAGACGCTTCCTCGGTGTCATCAGCATCGTCGTTCTCCTCAGCCTCAGAAGGTGTTGCTGACAAATGACCGAAGATGTTGTTGGGCTTGGCTGATGAGTCGGTCTTCTTGTCAAAGATTGAGGAGGTACTAGCATCCGAGGTGGGCGCCGTCTCCTCCTTCTTATCCAGATCACTTGtctcctcgtcgtcttcgaaACTAAATCCTTTTCCAGGAACAAATTTGGAGCGTTTCGTAGCTTGAGACTCAAGTGCCTCTAGCTTTTTCCGGCGTTCTTCGGCgtctcttttctcccattcagcctcgtcttcttcatcagaaTCGAAATCTTCCGCCTTgcgcttttccttctccttttcagCATCCTTGTCTACCTGTGCCTTGAACTGGGCGAAGAAATTTGTTGCTCCAGCGCCGAATTTTGGCATACCAGGAATAGGGGCGGGTGCAGAGCTAGCTTCCTTATCGCCTGACGGCTTTAGGACGAACGGATTCGAGTTAGTAGAGGTGCCATTAGTACATGCAGTAAATGTTGGCTTAAAGGAAGGGGCGGATTGCGAGAACAGCGACGTCGACGTGGAGTTGTCCTTTGTCGTGGTTGAGGCTGCAAAAAGAGGCtttggaggggaagagataGGCGTAGTGGAGAACAAAGCAGGTTTATCTGAGTCCGGAGTAGATGGCCTGGCAGAAGAAGTAACGGATTGAGTAGAGTTAGGCTTAGTCGGCTCATCACTTGACCCAGAGTTGATGGATTTTGAGAAGGACTGCGCGAAGATGCTCGCCGTCGTGGAGTCTTCATTGACACGCTTTCCTGGCGAAGCAGTgttctcatcctcatcggccaCTTTTCTCTTGCTGGTAGTTGGGGTCGCTTGGCTTGCTCCGAAGATGTTGGTAGCCGCAGAACCAGTCGCAGTTGTGGTTGTGGCGGGCGAAGAGTCTTCCTTGTTAGAGGCAGCATTCAGACCGAAGGGTTTCACCTTTTTAACGGAATGGCCATCAGCAGCTGCACTTTCATCCGCAGCTTTACGCTTTTGGGACCCAGCTGGCGCTCCAATGGTGTCACGAACACGCATGTAGAACTGCACAAGAGCATCAAAGTCGTCTTTAGTAGGATCCAAGCGATTCGCTTCACGTTTGAAGCATTCATTCAACATGCGCATGCGATACAACGTCTCCACTTCTTCCTTGCTTGCCTTATCAAGATCAGCAGGAAGTCCAGATGGTCGTATGTCCTCAAAGCTTGTTGTCGAGCTCTTTTCGGTAGCAGAAGCCGATGAGGCCGATGAGGCCGTGCTTGTGCCATTAACCTTGAATGGACTTTGAGACGGGGTCGGGGCGGTCACAGCTGGAGCCTGGGTCTTATTTCCTACAGTAGGAGCCGAAAACAATGGCGACTGCGCGAAAAGACCAGAAGATTTAGGAGCATCAGGTCCTGATGTGGGGGTTGAGAAAAGCGGTGCAGGAGTGGCCGCCTTCTCTGGCTGGCTAGTCTTCGATCCCTCGCTAGGTGTAGAGGGCTTTGGAGCGAAAAGGTTACCGAAAGCGTTACCAGAAGAAGGCAGTGGCTTCTGCTCCGTGAAAGGCTTCTGCTCTCCGACTGGCTTGGCCGGGGTAGCTGGCTTTGGCGCGAAGAGACTGCTGAATGGGTTTTCTTCAGCAGGCTTAGCTTTATCCTGCTCCGCACTGGAAGTGTTCTGCTCTGCAGATGGCTTGGGAGCAAACAAGCTACCCGTAGACGGAGGCTGGAATAGGCCGCTTGCTGGAGCCAATGGAGCTGCAGAACTTGCACTCTTTGAGAACAAAGACGGGCCACCGGTAGAGGGCGTGAACTGGAAGCCAGTCTTAGGTTGAGGCTCCTCgggtttcttctcttgcttttCCTTATCCTCCAAAGCCGGTGCTACAGTTGATGAGGCGGGAGTGCCAAAAAGGTTTGTGGACTGGAAGGGATTTTGTAATGATGCGGTGGGTTTAGCTGACGATGAAGCTCCGAAGATAGACGGTGATGGAGCGGCGGTCGTGCTGGAGGCTGCGGGGGTAGATGAAGCGGGAGCGGGAGTAGAATTGGGTTGAGTAGTCGCGCCAAAGAGCGAGGTCGAAGGAGTTGACTGCTCTGTGGGCTTAGCACCAAAAAGGGGCTTAGGTGTCTCAGCAGGTTTCGATGTAGAGCCACCGAACAAGGAGCCAGCCCCAGGACTGGCGAAATTTGTGGAACTTCCAAAACCAGTTTGGGAGGCACCACCGCCAAAAATAGGTGGCTTCGACTGCGCACCGTTGTTCTTTGCGTCAGGAGATGTCTGCATAGACTCACCAAAGGCGGTGGACTGTCCGAATGGGGATGGCTTATTTGAGGCTGACTGGCCGAAGACGTTTGTCGACGGAGCACTGCCGGAAGCACTGTTCTGTCCAAAGATACTGCCTGTGGTGGCGGGGGCTGTCGTTGCAGGTTGCCCAGAGGATCCACTGGTCGTACTGCTGCCGAATAAGCCTCCCGTAGTGCTGTTTTGTTGCGATCCTGTTCCAAATAGCCCTCCCGAAGGCAAAGGCTGCTGGGCTGGGGTCGAACCACTAGCTGGGGGAACATTGAACATGTTTCCCTTGAAGCCAGAGAAACTGCCTCCATCGGACGATTGGGTGGTGGAGCCAGTAGTCATACTAGCAAAAGGATTGCTTGTCGTTGACCCCGATCCACCAAACGATGAAGAGAAATTGAATGAGGATGAGCTACTTCCACCGGAGCCGAAAGAAAATGGTGTCGATCCGTTTTGGGACGGTTGGCTAGGATTTGCACTGGCTCCGGGAAAGCTCTGTGACTGACCAAATGTAAACCCGTTTGAAATTGGTTGGGGCGCAGACGGTGTAGAGACGGTATTAGGATCAAGAGAATTGAAAGGGCCACCGAAAGACGCCGTGGTACTGGGGGCAGCTGTGTTGGGACGAGCTCGTCTCCGAACGTCCTTGATCCTATTCAATATGTTAGAAATCAACTATAGTTGCTAGAGTTATAtgcaagaaagacaagagaagTAATCATAGGGACAGTTTAAGGATCGAGGATGGATGGGTTAAGAGCACAATGCGATTTACAATGACAAGGGTATGTTGAATAGGATTGCTGAATAGGACAAAGCAGCACAATGAAACACAAATAGAACACATTGAATCACTTTGACACATGGCAGGCTGCAGGTAAATGCCAACAATATGAGACAGATCGGAAATGTAGGTTTATATCCACTTACTTTCTCTGCGCCATTTGCGCAGCGGTTGCCCGCTGCGGCTTTTCATCTGGTGTGCTGTTCATATTGAAATCAAACAAGTTAGAATCCTTGTCCCCCTGAGGGCCCTGGGCCGATCTTTTCGACATCTATTGTATTAATAGTCTCCCTGTCTAGGCTTTGAATGCCTCGGACAAACAAGAATAGTTGACTTCGCCCCCTTCCTAGACCTCTGTTCAAGCCCCTTCACTCAGATGTCTCATCCACTAGGTGGGCGTCTTGATCGCGTTGGTCTTCTTCCGGAAAGATAGTGCTTTGCTCTTGGTTCCAACTGAGGATCCAGCGCCGGTTGTCACGACGATTATCGAAGCGACCGGCGCACGGGTGCGAGAGACGGAGGAGTAGGTGTGTAAGAGAGATGGTCCGGAAAATGCAAATGACAGGACCACTTGATTGTCGTTTTCTAGGTTACTAGCGGTTATTCCAGTAACTGTCACGTCCTTGCCCGGATTCAGTGAGATGGATAAAGCCGGGAAGCTTGCGCGCTGAGTATGTGCCCCGGAAATCGATCGCGACGAGCGCGAGGCAACGGGATGGGAGTTAGGGGAGGGTGAGGGATGAGAAGGCAGAGCGGTATAAATACAGCGCTCTCTAAGATATCAAAAGGGCAGATGCCTGCTTTCGATATGCTCTGCCTTTGATTGGGATAGTCGTGGCTCGAACGAGCTTCGTTTCGGTTTGTCTTCACGAGAGGCTCGCGACTTTTTTTGACGGGGAAAGTTGCCcatagaaaaaaaattacgGTCACGTGAGAATGCAAGGTGACCCTCTTGGCAGGTTGACAGGCTACTACTAATAGTATGGGAAAACGCCCGAGAGAATGCAATATCATGCAaggaaataaataaacaatcGATATCGATGACAGATTGCGCTGCTTGGTATATGACAGCTCCTGCACTTGGGGGAGGGGTGAACTTGGGGGAATTCACTAAATAAACAGACAACCTGTAATGCTTACCATCGTTGTTACATACAGACCCACCTTGGACACCTAGATATGTACGTACGCAATCATACCAAcctttataaattataatgAGTAAATGTACTCTcactttattattatttttaagtAGTATTTATCGGTAGGAATCGCGTTTAGTAGTCCAAGTTTTGATGTCATGTATCATGATGTCAATATGGGGTCCGGATATTCGCAGTAAAATATATTCCGGGTGTGCCATGTTAACATTCAAAGTACTTCTTGTCAGTTGGCAACGACAGCCAAGGTAAAGTATACAAGTTAAGAGGCTACAATCTTCGTAGTACCTAGAAAACTAATATAAGCAAGAAAATGCACCTATACATGGTGTTCTCACCACACCACGCCTACATCAAGGTAATTGAAAGTGATCTGCAATGAAGTCATGTCTCATACTAAATATGTCCAGTGGATAAACGAGAGCGTAGGCTTTATGAGTGGTTACTTGTCCtacacaaaagaaaaagcaagaaagcaagaaaagatttataaGATGGATGGAAATGTACATTTAACAGAAACACTACACAACGAAACTGGGTATCTATAGCTTGGCCTTGCCCTGGGCCTTCTTCAGGACGGGCTCCATCTTGGTCGCCTTCATAATGTTACCCTTGATCTTGAGCTTGCCTCCCATGAAGAGTCTCTGGGCGTTGGCCTTGCCGCTGACCAGGGAAGCGAAGTCAGAGTCGGAGAGGGACAGAGTCACTGTTTATCACCGACGCGATACGGTTAGCTTCTTTGTCaccaaaacaaaaggaagTCCGCGGAAGACGCCGAGGCGACACTAACCATCAGCCTTTTTACCCCCCGAAGGAGCACCCTTGCCCACCtcacccttctccttgaggTCGAGGTACCAGCTCTCTTCCTGGCCCTTGTCATTCTTCAGGTTGAAAGCGACGAtggccttggccttgtcGACAGCCTCCTTGCGCTCAGCAGCGTCGCTCTGGAGAGCGGCGTTGATCGCATCGAAAGCAGCGGAGGAGGGAAAAGCgtctaaataaatagttatcGTTAGTCGCGGATTTACCgaaatatagaatatttgCTGGTGGGGAAAAGTTGTCTAGGGAGAGACGTACCGTTCTTGAGAGACATGGTGACAGTTGTGATACCACGATTGTGAAGGGATGTATATAGTAGTGGATGGGTGAAAGGTAGTGGATAGTGGAATAGTCGTGTGTCTcaggaaagagggagggagagaaacaagatttaaatagaaagagTCTGGGGATTTAGAAATCAGGAAGGTCAAGCTTCCCCGGAGTGTTCGGGGCATGTGAATGGAGGGCGGTCGCGGGATTTCATGCCTCGTCATACGGACCGAGGCTTTTTACCAGAGCCCTTTTCCTGGCTCTCACTCCTGTGATTCCTGGTTTCCTACGGAAATTATTCTTGACCCTAATGCTGGCATACATGAAGCATTGcatttcttgtcttctcctTACCAGTCTCTGATTTACAATCTCGCCTGTGCTGGCCCTATGTAGAGGATCAGGCTGCAAATGATATTGCGCTGGGCGAATATACATGGGTAGAAGAATCTATACTGTACTTCCGTCCACATGGTTACATACACAAGAGCCCCGCAATTCGATGATAAAGACCGTTGCGCAACAGAGGGGCTGGAAGACCCTACAAAGGGAGATGACCTCTGGTTAAATCTATGGCTGGGAGGTTGAGTCCCAACAATAACCAGATCGATGATTCTAGAGAAACAAATGAACTAGATGAAGATCAGCATTGCCTATTGCGGTAAGCAGCCCGAACGAGGAATCTCCGGCTAAAGAGGGTACTGTTTACTACTAGGTGGATGTACTCTGTCCCATATTTTAATTGCAAGGGAGCTGCTCGCGTGCTCACCGCATTTATGCAGGAGTTGACTGTAATaaagacttttctttctttcatttcatcCCATTCTATCTTCCCATCAACTCAGTGGAGTTAATACGTCCATAAATGAaatgaagggagaaaaaggccAACAAGGAAACGCGACCAGAAGGACACCGAATTTCAATTTCGCCTCAAATGACCGTCTCGGTTCAATGCGATTAACCCAGAAGTTCGCCGATATTAACATATCTCCTCTTAGTATTTTCGATGGACTTGAGCAAGGAGTGGATTTGTTTAATAACACAACAGTCTATGGTACGACATAACACAATCGCATTCAAGTGTGAGAAGTTAAGGGGTAAATAGATCTTGGGTATCTTCTAGAGGATACGAATCCAATTAAATGTTCAATTCAGAAATCCGCCAACGCCATGCTGATGAGATAAAATATGAATCCCCCTAGTGAACTCCCTAGAAATGAAGTTAGCTTTGAACGACACAGTTAAGACGAGGGAACAAATTTGAAGCACATACAAATAAGTAAGCCAGCTCTCGGGTTCCAAGTCTGGAGATATTCTTGGAGGCATTTTCGTCCAAAGCTCCTTCGATTAGCTCTCGCTTCTTATCCTGGAGTTCAAGGATACGGTCTTCGACGGTATTCTGCACAAGAATCCGATGAATTTGTACCTCTCGCACCTGTCCAATCCGATGCGCGCGGTCGATCGCTTGTTCCTCGATGTATGGATTCCAGAATGGATCGAAGATAATAACCTGTGATGCTGCAACGAGGTTCAAGCCAGAGTTGCCCGCTTTCAAGGACACCAACATAATCTTGCAATCGGGGCTATCGGTGAAATCCAGTACTGCTGAGTTTCGATCTCCCGGCTTCATGCTACCATCATACCGCCGATAACCCCAGCCCTGACGCACAATCGGAACCTCAAGCAAGTCAAGCAGAGACGTGAACTGGCTGAAAATGATTGTCttctcctcaccctcctGGATAC contains the following coding sequences:
- a CDS encoding RanBP1 domain protein, whose product is MNSTPDEKPQRATAAQMAQRKIKDVRRRARPNTAAPSTTASFGGPFNSLDPNTVSTPSAPQPISNGFTFGQSQSFPGASANPSQPSQNGSTPFSFGSGGSSSSSFNFSSSFGGSGSTTSNPFASMTTGSTTQSSDGGSFSGFKGNMFNVPPASGSTPAQQPLPSGGLFGTGSQQNSTTGGLFGSSTTSGSSGQPATTAPATTGSIFGQNSASGSAPSTNVFGQSASNKPSPFGQSTAFGESMQTSPDAKNNGAQSKPPIFGGGASQTGFGSSTNFASPGAGSLFGGSTSKPAETPKPLFGAKPTEQSTPSTSLFGATTQPNSTPAPASSTPAASSTTAAPSPSIFGASSSAKPTASLQNPFQSTNLFGTPASSTVAPALEDKEKQEKKPEEPQPKTGFQFTPSTGGPSLFSKSASSAAPLAPASGLFQPPSTGSLFAPKPSAEQNTSSAEQDKAKPAEENPFSSLFAPKPATPAKPVGEQKPFTEQKPLPSSGNAFGNLFAPKPSTPSEGSKTSQPEKAATPAPLFSTPTSGPDAPKSSGLFAQSPLFSAPTVGNKTQAPAVTAPTPSQSPFKVNGTSTASSASSASATEKSSTTSFEDIRPSGLPADLDKASKEEVETLYRMRMLNECFKREANRLDPTKDDFDALVQFYMRVRDTIGAPAGSQKRKAADESAAADGHSVKKVKPFGLNAASNKEDSSPATTTTATGSAATNIFGASQATPTTSKRKVADEDENTASPGKRVNEDSTTASIFAQSFSKSINSGSSDEPTKPNSTQSVTSSARPSTPDSDKPALFSTTPISSPPKPLFAASTTTKDNSTSTSLFSQSAPSFKPTFTACTNGTSTNSNPFVLKPSGDKEASSAPAPIPGMPKFGAGATNFFAQFKAQVDKDAEKEKEKRKAEDFDSDEEDEAEWEKRDAEERRKKLEALESQATKRSKFVPGKGFSFEDDEETSDLDKKEETAPTSDASTSSIFDKKTDSSAKPNNIFGHLSATPSEAEENDDADDTEEASAAGDEPEDMSKDTSLAPASEDESNEYVDAKAGAGSGAENSANDSSDDGDLTKALKKSKQEKTATNEQSASDTGASGRSLFDRVEYKQDGTLKRQDDEEQKPLSTFFNSSKYASSFNSPGTPNPFAPTPSKSDAEKDDAPTSKPATPNPFASLFGSPSPTPAAGTPSIFAPSAAKAGADNTWKMNSPIKFASDSNAASTSKLDSASATPAADSSKPFSTLFGAAPATKPASSGTGSPSPGFTFGGPAQPPSFLAPSTVSSAAASRASTPGITSDTGAEESGDGDAAEALPQANLAQSRAGEENEDIVIETRARGLKLTKDGWNSQGVGFLRVLKDRTTSRGRVILRADPSGKIVLNASLIKQLDYTVKGTSVHFLVPQVDGPPEQWAIRVKKEEAERLGTAMEETKA
- a CDS encoding fatty acid-binding protein (lipid transfer protein, putative) — its product is MSLKNDAFPSSAAFDAINAALQSDAAERKEAVDKAKAIVAFNLKNDKGQEESWYLDLKEKGEVGKGAPSGGKKADVTLSLSDSDFASLVSGKANAQRLFMGGKLKIKGNIMKATKMEPVLKKAQGKAKL